A portion of the Chaetodon trifascialis isolate fChaTrf1 chromosome 7, fChaTrf1.hap1, whole genome shotgun sequence genome contains these proteins:
- the LOC139333598 gene encoding cytochrome P450 4B1-like, giving the protein MGLTEDLVKLQSGWPRVHHLFALLCLTAVVYKLIVLLGKRRETVRNMEVFPGPPRHWLLGHVKEFKQDGTDMDLLVKWGQQYPYAFPLWFGPFASFLNIHHPDYVKTILATTEPKDNLSYRFIESWIGDGLLVSKGQKWFRHRRLLTPGFHYEVLKPYTKLMSDSAQTMLDKWERYADTDKSFELFEHVSLMTLDSILKCGFSYNSNCQTEGGTNAYIKAVYELSDLIDLRFRTFPYHNDFIFYLSPHGFRHRKACRIAHSHTEEVIRKRKEALKEEKELDRIQAKRYLDFLDILLFAKDEKQQGLSDEDLRAEVDTFMFEGHDTTASGLSFILYCLACNPEHQKICRDEIMQVLEGKDTVEWEDLSKLPCTTMCIKESLRLYPPVPGMSRNITKPITFFDGRTLPAGSLIATSVYGIHRNAAVWENPDVFDPLRFLPENASKRSPHAFVPFSAGPRNCIGQNFAMNELKVATALTLKKFKLIEDTTHKPKIIPRLVLRSINGIHIKIKSVDPTT; this is encoded by the exons ATGGGGTTAACTGAGGACTTGGTGAAACTGCAGTCGGGCTGGCCTCGTGTGCATCACTTGTTTGCACTGCTTTGTCTTACTGCTGTCGTCTATAAGTTAATTGTCTTGCTCGGCAAAAGAAGGGAAACAGTTCGAAACATGGAAGTTTTCCCAGGACCACCCCGCCACTGGCTTTTGGGACATGTTAAGGAG tttAAACAAGATGGGACAGACATGGACCTGTTGGTGAAATGGGGACAGCAGTACCCTTATGCTTTCCCACTATGGTTTGGTCCCTTTGCTTCTTTCCTCAACATTCACCATCCAGATTATGTGAAAACCATACTGGCAACGACAG AGCCAAAAGATAATTTGTCATATAGGTTTATTGAGTCCTGGATAG GGGATGGCTTACTGGTGTCCAAGGGCCAAAAGTGGTTTCGTCACAGAAGGCTCTTGACCCCAGGTTTCCATTATGAAGTTTTGAAACCATACACAAAACTGATGTCAGATTCTGCTCAAACTATGCTG gATAAATGGGAACGTTATGCAGATACCGACAAATCCTTTGAATTGTTTGAGCATGTCAGCCTGATGACACTGGACAGCATTCTGAAATGTGGCTTCAGCTACAACAGCAACTGTCAGACCGAGGG TGGAACAAATGCATACATCAAAGCAGTGTATGAGCTCAGTGATCTGATTGACCTGCGGTTCAGGACATTTCCATACCACAACGACTTCATTTTCTACCTCAGCCCACATGGcttcagacacagaaaagcatgCAGGATCGCTCACAGTCATACAG AGGAAGTCatcagaaagaggaaagaagctctaaaggaagagaaggagctgGACCGCATACAGGCCAAGAGATACTTGGACTTTCTGGACATCCTTCTCTTTGCAAAA GATGAGAAGCAGCAGGGTCTGTCAGATGAAGATCTACGAGCAGAAGTGGACACCTTCATGTTTGAGGGCCATGACACCACCGCCAGTGGCCTCTCTTTCATCCTCTACTGTCTGGCCTGCAACCCAGAACACCAGAAGATTTGCAGGGATGAGATCATGCAAGTCCTGGAGGGCAAGGACACCGTGGAGTG GGAGGACCTCAGTAAACTTCCATGCACTACAATGTGCATAAAAGAATCCCTCCGTCTTTACCCTCCTGTACCAGGAATGTCCAGAAACATCACCAAACCTATTACTTTTTTTGATGGAAGGACTCTGCCAGCAg GTAGTCTCATTGCAACAAGTGTGTATGGGATTCACAGGAATGCAGCTGTCTGGGAAAACCCTGAT GTCTTTGACCCATTGCGTTTCCTACCAGAGAATGCTTCCAAGAGGTCACCTCATGCATTTGTGCCTTTCTCTGCTGGACCAAG AAACTGCATTGGTCAGAACTTTGCcatgaatgagctgaaagtgGCGACAGCCCTGACACTGAAGAAATTCAAACTGATAGAAGACACCACTCACAAACCCAAGATAATTCCTCGGCTGGTGCTTCGCTCCATCAATGGCATCCACATCAAGATCAAATCTGTTGATCCAACAACCTGA
- the LOC139333599 gene encoding cytochrome P450 4B1-like, with amino-acid sequence MGLTEDFVKLQSGWPRVHHLFALICLAAVVYKLTVLLGKRRAAFRNLDVFPGPPSHWLFGNTKEFKQDGTDMDLLVKWGQQYPYAYPLWFGPFVSSLNIHHPDYAKTILATTEPKDNMAYWFLESWIGDGLLVSKGQKWFRHRRLLTPGFHYDVLKPYTKLMSDSAKTMLDKWERYVDTNKSFELFEHVSLMTLDSMLKCGFSYNSKCQTEGGTNAYIKAVYELSDLINVRLRTFPYHNDFIFYLSPHGFKYRKACRIAHSHTEEVIRKRKEALKEEKELDRIQAKRYLDFLDILLFAKDEKQQGLSDEDLRAEVDTFMFEGHDTTASGLSFILYCLACNPEHQKICRDEVMQVLEGKDTVEWEDLSKLPYTTMCIKESLRLYPPVPRISRITTKPITFFDGRTLPAGCLIGTSVYGIHRNATVWENPDVFDPLRFLPENASKRSPHAFVPFSAGPRNCIGQNFAMNELKVATALTLKKYELMEDTTHKPKILSRVVLRSINGIHIKIKSIDPQA; translated from the exons ATGGGCTTAACTGAGGACTTCGTGAAACTGCAGTCGGGCTGGCCTCGTGTGCATCACTTGTTTGCGCTGATTTGTCTCGCTGCTGTCGTCTATAAGTTAACTGTCTTGCTCGGCAAAAGAAGGGCCGCGTTTCGAAACTTGGACGTTTTTCCAGGACCACCCAGCCACTGGCTTTTTGGAAATACAAAGGAG tttAAACAAGATGGGACAGACATGGACCTGTTGGTGAAATGGGGACAGCAGTACCCTTATGCTTACCCACTATGGTTTGGTCCCTTTGTGTCTTCCCTCAACATTCACCATCCAGATTATGCGAAAACCATACTGGCAACGACAG AGCCAAAAGATAATATGGCATATTGGTTTCTTGAGTCCTGGATTG GGGATGGCTTACTGGTGTCGAAGGGCCAGAAGTGGTTTCGTCACAGAAGGCTCTTGACCCCAGGTTTCCATTATGATGTTTTGAAACCATACACAAAACTGATGTCAGACTCTGCTAAAACTATGCTG GATAAATGGGAACGTTATGTAGATACCAACAAGTCCTTTGAATTGTTTGAGCATGTCAGCCTGATGACACTGGACAGCATGTTGAAATGTGGCTTCAGCTACAACAGCAAGTGTCAGACCGAGGG TGGAACAAATGCATACATCAAAGCAGTGTATGAGCTCAGTGATCTGATTAACGTGCGGCTGAGGACATTTCCATACCACAACGACTTCATTTTCTATCTCAGCCCACATGGCTTCAAATACAGGAAAGCATGCAGGATCGCTCACAGTCATACAG AGGAAGTCataagaaagaggaaagaagctctaaaggaagagaaggagctgGACCGCATACAAGCCAAGAGATACTTGGACTTTCTGGACATCCTTCTCTTTGCAAAA GATGAGAAGCAGCAGGGTCTGTCAGATGAAGATCTACGAGCAGAAGTGGACACCTTCATGTTTGAGGGCCATGACACCACCGCCAGTGGCCTCTCTTTCATCCTCTACTGTCTGGCCTGCAACCCAGAACACCAGAAGATTTGCAGGGATGAGGTCATGCAAGTCCTGGAGGGCAAGGACACCGTGGAGTG GGAGGACCTCAGTAAACTTCCATACACTACAATGTGCATAAAAGAATCCCTCCGTCTTTACCCTCCTGTACCAAGAATATCCAGAATTACCACCAAACCTATTACTTTTTTTGATGGAAGGACTCTGCCAGCAg GTTGTCTCATCGGAACAAGTGTGTATGGGATTCACAGGAATGCAACTGTCTGGGAAAACCCTGAT GTCTTTGACCCATTGCGTTTCCTACCAGAGAATGCTTCCAAGAGGTCACCTCATGCATTTGTGCCTTTCTCTGCTGGGCCAAG AAACTGCATTGGTCAGAACTTTGCcatgaatgagctgaaagttGCGACAGCCTTGACACTGAAGAAATACGAGCTGATGGAAGACACCACTCACAAACCCAAGATACTTAGTCGAGTCGTGCTTCGCTCAATCAATGGCATCCACATCAAGATCAAATCTATTGATCCACAAGCATAA